In the genome of Triplophysa dalaica isolate WHDGS20190420 chromosome 17, ASM1584641v1, whole genome shotgun sequence, the window ttgaccaaCTTTTgatttctggataaaaatcGGTCATTCTTTATTTTGGAATATTTTCTAATCATTCCCTAGATGTTACACAACCTATCTGTGGAAATTTGAGGTTATATCCCGTTCCTCTTCCTACGAATAGATGGTTCAGTGTGAACATTTTCTGACTTGTAATTGGAGCCATTCATAGTTTCCTTCTAACTGTGACATATTTGTTtccgtttttctttttttatgtatccCCATTACCATAACCAACGAGGATACAGTAGAGAACCAGAGGCGAACCTTGGGTGCTTTTTAGGATATCAGCCACTAGGAGGCGCTTATGTAGCGACATTTTGGGTTGAGATGCCAActggaaaatgtttttacagaatagtgcaaaataaaatgatcaaattaagtCATCAGCAAATTTTATGATACATACAGCTCATTTTGGATGGTCAAGTTTTATTCTATCACTTTTGAAATCCAACCATTAAGTAGCCTACACATTTGAGGTATAGTTCTAGCTTACATGCTACTTTATTgagtttttccattttatgcATCTTTACCTTTACTATTATTAGTTACTATTACTATACTAGGtcggaaatatatatattgtacattttattacttttatataaGACCAGGCCTACTGAAAAAAAGGAATAGAACCCTGCtcaaaaaacaatagaaaataatGGAATTAATGGTTGTGATGTCAACTCCAAATGCtgttaaatcctattggaataatacTCAAAAAACTCAGgagttaattaattaaataaattaatttaagtaaCAAAGTAATTTTGTTAAGTAATTTTGGAgacaagacattttttatacGTGCAGagtttttaagtgtatatagtGTTATTTCCTCTGTTTTAATATCTAATCAACCATCAAAAACTAAGCATAATTTGAAAGTTAAAACACTTAACATTCAATTTAGGAGCATGTTCTTGCAATCAATACAATACTCAGATATGGAGGGTTTATAAGTGTTTATCATGATAATAACTGATAACTGACATTTTGGGcttttgtcatcatgtattatAATCATTCAGGGTGAATTTcagtttgaatattttttaaggtAGCTGATATTGCCATGACAGCAGCAACAAGTTATATGGGACTACCAAATCACTTTCACCGCAAAAAAGGAGGAAGGACTGGGCTGCTGTTGGGCACTGGTGTTACAGAAAAATGTTCTATTGAGTCTTGCCGTTTGGTATCTAAATTCTAAGAATATCtggctttattgtttataatgtttaaataaatactatttaaataaatactatttaaactAGCTTGCGATCTGAGAGAACAAAGATTTGGGAACACATAGCCTACAAGTGATTTTTAAAATTTCTGTATATCACAAAGTCATTAGAGATGAAGTGGAGAACCGTTAAATTACACAATTTCAATGAGGTCTTCTGTAGCTGtaactttttattcttttgaaaaattgtaaaaatcgttattttattgttgaataattattaaaattcagGGAGTGTAACAATTACTAGTTTTAAAACTTTAGATTAAACCAAAAATCATAATTACTTTACTCTTActctaaaaaaacatgtttaattgtcaCAAGATATAGGTTGTCCAGGCGTTTAGGCAGACGCACGTTCTCCAGGCGTTTTGGCAGACGCACGTTCTCTGTGCATATATCTCAAAGACGTAATCTACACGTTAATTTCTTACGTGACGTCTGTATAGACGTAAACTACACGTTGATTTCTTACGTGACGTCTGTATAGATCAACAGCCACACGTTACTAACGTGTCTACGTGACGTGATATATGCGTGTACGTCTccatataaaacaaatggaGACGTACACGCACGCTTACACGTGTGTTATAAGTCGTGCTTGTGAGTCTCGTTTGCTAATGATACAATCCGAGCGCCATATGCTAATGATACAATCCGAGCGCCATACTACGTCCGCCTCGACGTCCGCGCGATTTCGCGCGCAGCACCAACACGTGACCGTTACGTCTGACGTCTCATATATTACGTCTGACGCCTGAATACAATGGGATTTTAGCCAGACGGTATGCGAGCGTATACACGTTTGTTCTCACGTCAGTTTGCTAGCGAGTAACCAAATTTGCACAAATCACACCTCATACTAGAGGGAGTCGAGGGTGCACGAGGAGCAAATGCGCGTGAGAGGGAGAGTCAAATGAGTGAGAGTGTACGCGCGCGCAAATGAGCAAATTATAGAAACGTAAATTACtcttaaaaagtaattaattactagttactcattacatattcaatagtgtaattagattactgtccaaattactctgtccaaaaagtatttagttactcattactaattactttctatatcctacatcaaccttgataagttaagtgattcaaggatagacatataacggcttattgaattcattcaaaataataatattattaactgatcaAAGTATAAttaatgtgagcacagattttaaagtaagactttgaattttgatgtcaattacaccattgcacatgcatatatttcacaatgtatttagtttaattacatcaagtaactgtaattaaattgcagaaaacatgtgagtaatcccttactttactttttcaaggggaaagtaattaaattacagtaactaattacttagtaactaattacacccaacactgtatacGACAGTGTTCCTCCATTAACCTATGACAATGCTCCATGCTGTTCAAATTTCTGGAGAgcatattttcatcatttattgtcaCACAAGTGTTTAGTTCTGTAAAATATCTTTGAACATCATTGCACTGACAACAAGTGCACTGTAAAAGAATAGAAATAGAATTATAAAACGTGtcttaaacatatttagaaTTGCAGGATACCTCCGTTGACCAATACCGTATGAGTTAGAATGGTTCAATGTGTGCAAGCTcaataataaaactatttttttctcGGGTGCATTCGCACTCTCTCGCGCACACTCAACCCCTCTCGCGCACTGTCAATCCTTCTCGCGCACATTCAACCCCTCTCGCGAACATTCAACCCCTCTCGCGCCCACTCAACCCCTCTCTCTGCATTCGCTTTACCTTTGTCAACTTCCGTGCCTCATACCCCTCATAGAGTCGGGCGCTCTatcgaggaggctaaagaccgcagtcgtgtccttgaggccggggagtgaggtttacgTACTGCAGAGCacttcactagcttgcctccgttacagcAGCAGCAGGTGGATCATCCCACAAATGTGAAACCGATCCAGAAAAGGTTTGTGAGAgcgatttttttaccttttgggGATGGCACCACACGACGTCGTTCATTTGCAGAGGGTTAGGTTCTGGCAGGTACATAAATCagcataagtgaatgaagataagggggtgccgaaccagtggtggtcccgtaggccaggagcagagtcttgaatttgatccGAGCGACTACAGGAGTATTAGTACTTATAGGGAAAAAAAATAACCAACGTTGTGGGAAAGTTCCATTATGAtcaaagtaaaaatgtgttaaatggcTGAatgaatgttattaaaatatttaactggagtttaaataaaattctttgtGCAGGTCGGACTTGAGCTCGCTTCTCTCCAGCACATGCTTTCTCTTCTCTGCAAAGAGCCACAAAGTTTAGGCTGGTTCTCATACATATCAAAGACAATTCAACAGACAAGActataaaaacatcatcaaacatgaagacattaaaacattataataagccaattgtttacatttacaaaaagaaGTGCTCAAATGTTTACTCATTTAAACTGTTGTAGTTTTAGTCTTTAACATAATTTACTTTACTATCTTATTAACACCTCCGATGCGGTACAGTCACAGTGCATTTCATTAGTCATtcgaataaaacatttaaataatataacatttgaaacattaaatcataaaaaatatttgaatccTCCAAATTGTATGTTCCACTATTTGGTATTTCGCTAGACTTTAGCCAGACCGATCAAAAACACAAACCGGACACACTTCAGGCTTGCCATGTGTGTCCAAATAAACCGTCTATATGTACACAATTCAGCTGCTAAAATCTTCACAGGCCCTCTGCTCATATAACTTCTCTCTGCTTCAGATTCACTGACTGCATGTAGCTTCGTACATTTTTCTTAGTTTAACCATTTAAGGGCTGTAAATGATCCCGTTCCCGTTTGTTTTGTGTGCTATTATTCTTTTCTGTGTACAATTTGACCTAATCTTATTGATTCTAGTTTCCCTCTGTTGctgaattaaatgtatttttgcatattattaataatatatattattatagttATACCAGTTTGAGCTTGAGAgcagtgctatataaataaattatgttgtgtttcttttaacCAGCAGGAAGCAGAACCCAGTGCAGATagaaaaaatagatattttttgaAGTTGTTTTTGTGACAATGGAAGGCGGACCATCGAGCTATAAGGAAGCCTTTAAGAAGTCTGAGAAAACTGTTTGTCGCCTTTCTCTTATCGATATTCAAGGTGTACCTCTCAAGAGTCAGATTGTAAACAACTTGGATTCAATTTTACAATTCTGCCCTGACCCATCTGACCTGCTTATTTCTACCTACCCTAAAGCAGGTAACCATACAGATAAGGATAATACATATAGCCTATTAAAGACACAGAGTTTACTGACTAAGTGTGTGGAGTACACTTAGTACGCTGTTCTAAGTGTATGATAtgacaacaaataaaatgtaatgctgGTTTACACTTGAAACATTTTGAAGGGAAATCAtttgtatgacattttttaaactgcatgatttttttttaatctttgattTTAGGCACAACCTGGGTTCAGGAAATTGTTGATCTTCTTCTGAACAATGGAGATGCTGAAGCATGCAAGAGAGCACCCATAATTTCTCGTAATCCTTTCCTGGACAGCTGCCTTCCTCCACCCTTACCATCAGGTACTATAAGAAGCTTTTCATAACATCATTTGAAGctgatataaaacaaaacagtctACTCTTGAAGgtatagttcacacaaaaattctgtcctcatttacttaccctcttttcatttgaaacctttaggattttttttcaaagaacatttttttaaggttgATGGTACCGAACAATGGtcgtaaacatttattttgatcgtctggacacaaaaccaagcaAGTCAATGGGTTGTGCCATTGTCCGGTTACTAATattctgttaaatattttattttgtgttattcagAAGAAAGGAGGCAATTCAGGTtagaaatgataagagggtgaggaaatgatgacaacatttttattattgatgaACCGTCTCTTTAAACACACAGTATATTTTATTGGTtgaataaacatcaataaattgAAATCAATGCAGAGAATATTACGTACACACATCGTCAATGTGGCCCACATCCACAAACTAATATTTGAATGAGCCTACAGTATAACAGAGGATTTTCCAGaaattttgtttaataacaaATCAGCTACTCATGTGTCAGGAATTGTGGAGAAGAACTCAAGTGCAGACAGGCGGTGATGGGGGTCAACAagatttattaacaaagaaaacaaaagccATTTTTTGAAAACTGTAGGCAACCCTCTTGTGCATGCATATTTCTCTACAAAGTAACATCCCCAACTACTGGCCTGACATGCATAATACTGCATCTTTTTAGTTGTTTTCATCAATTCATGTGAATAGAAATCATATTGAAAAGTTATCGTCTGTATGTGAAATTCACTTTTCGGTGCTTAGTACCTTGTTGTCATGTAAACATATCCATTGAACTCAGGCGATTGTGGCAAATAAACCTTGTGACTCATGTACGCCAAgagaaaagacacaaaacacagattttagaTCCTGACAGAAGAATCAATGTTAGAACAAGCCTCCCTTACACTCAAAAGAGAACACAGGACTATAACAATCCCACTAAAACAAACTTACTATTAAGTATGATATTTATCTGAAATATTCTTTTATGTGCTTACAGACTTCAGTCTGCACATTACATgggaaatatgaataaaactattagattattaatagGTTCTACCacatatctatttatttatgttttaacattttgcacTTTCTCTTCAATACTAGATTTTAATGCatctatttgtatttttacaatgCCAAGGTAATGAGTTTGATCCGAGGGGATTGCAAAtagtcaaaaacaaatgtatagaacAATTCAATGTAAGTCGGTTTGGAtcaaagcatctgtcaaatgcataaatggaaATGGACCATACACATAACTTTTCTGTTGTGTCTTAATGTCATATTTAGGGCTTGACTTACTCAAAGAAATGAAACCCCCAAGAGTCATAAAGACTCATATGCCCATTCAACTAGTGCCTAAAGGATTCTGGGACAATAAATGCAAGGTATGGTATATTAAGATAAGCCTATACACAAGTCACATGTTTTTGGACAATGTCTGTAGTGCATAAAGGAAAATTTGAAAGTCAATATGGCTATATCtgttacattttgatttttacatGGAAATcaactaataaaataatttgtttaatttgttttatggAAGCCTTCAACACAGTCCTCCTGTTGCTTgcatgatttattcatttattgagGCTGACAATACAGATTTGCTACTGGCAACCAGATCATCTTTCCATCCTTTTGTCCAGGTCATCTATGTGGCTCGAAATGCTAAAGACAATGTTGTAAGCTACTTCTATTTTGATCAGATGAATTTAACCCACCCAGAACCAGGCCCTTGGGATGGATACATTCAGAAGTTCATGAAGGGACAATGTGAGGGGAAACTACTCATTCAGTCAATCTCTACAACTTTAAGTTATAGAGAGTTTAACTAGTTTTAATGATTTATCTAACAAATGGAGTACAACATGATAGAATCtttactacattttaaaaccttGTCTTGTAGGAAATATTCGTACCTCTGTACACTTTTTGCCTCGTCACAAAATATTGGGGGTGCTTAAGAGAAGAACTGTATTGGTCCACTATAGAATGCGTGCCAGTGTAGTGATTTGCCTCtgaaactattttataaatacCTATTACTTGTAATTGAATAGATATTTTAGATCACCTAACCCCACTCccaccctaaacctaaaactACCGACTTTTTAACCACATAAACATGCTACATGGGTACAGACTGCTATTTCGATGGCGGCCCCCACCCTTTTCAAAACTCCAAGGACCCACTAGTGAAGTCCATAGTGGTAGAAGAGATAGAAAAATCTCTTATAAAAAGGAGCAATTTCAAAAGTGCCTTTTGACGTACAGCAGACtggattttattaaatttatctCATATTGCCTAAAAAATGTCGGTCACCGTCCCATCCTTCTGCTCAAATGATCCTTATGAGAATTGTAATGCAGTCCATAAGTCCAGGAGAATGTTTCACGTATCTGGATTTAAAAGATGCGTATTTTCATGTTCCAATCTGCCCAGAAGACAGTCCCTTACTCCGCTTTGCTTTTCAAGGCCAAGCCTATAAGTTTAGGGTTCTGCCATTCGGCCTGTCATTAGCACCAAGAATCTTTCCTCAGGTGGTTGCAGCCACCCAAGCTCCCCTTCAGTTATGTGGGATCGGGATCCTGCCATATCTGGTCGATTGGCTAATTTGTGCTCCTTCCTGAGAGCAGGTAATCTGGAACACAGAAGTTCTAGCCCATATTCAGTTACTGGGCTTGTCTCCAGCCCAAACAGCAGGTGAATTTTCTGGGTCTGCATTTCAATTCCATGACAGTTTAGGTTTCCATGAAATCTCTGGCACCAAATATTTCACAATACCGTCTGCAAATTTGAATTCTGTAACTGTGCGCAGTCGGTCCGGATTTCTTTGGCTTCGGATCGCTGGGAATAAttgcacttttttaataaacagcatATGTTGCGGTATCTTTCTGTTacgtgttttatattgtataatatacaaACTTTTAGGTTTAGTGGCGGGGCGGGTTACATGCTCAAATAAGACTAAATTCTTCGTTCAAAATAATAAACtgaattaatgaattaaattcaaaattattcattatACGCCAATATAATATGATATTGTGTTGTTAAAATTACTGTTGCAACAGTACTATTTTACTGATGGCATGTATTTTGTGGCGCTGCAAAAAGAGTACAGAGTAAGCCTACGTTTTTCCTATGAGACAATGTTGACgttttgtgttctacagtgtCTTGGGGCTCTTGGTATGATCATGTTAAAAGTTACTGGAGGGAACGAAAGGAAAGAAATATCCTTTACCTTCTCTATGAGGACTTGAAAGAGGTAGTTTTAATGCGTTGTGTTTGTGCTTTTCTcatctaaaatatatatctattttttttcaTCCTTGTTGGATCAATATCAATTATTTGTGTACAAACAACAAGCATTACAAAACATCATTGTAATAGAAATTCAGACAAGGGGCCTGTTACAGAAAGGAGGCTCAGTGAAAACTCTGAGTATATTCaccctgaaatgagggaaaccgggttttcagtttcagaatgtgaggtatgtcaaaccctaGAATTCGGGGTATCTCAAGCTATACTAGAGCACTCATGCCGAGTCAGAacatatgattttttatattatttctgtcttatttctgttgtttcattcatttaatgattcatttatttgtttatcgcTACATTTATCTGTAGCTTTTTTTGgtgctgttgccatggtgaatcctAATATAGGAGCTCCATTGATGGCTTTTTATAGTCGTGTTGCACGCGCTTAACCCAGGGTAAGCCTACCCAGAGTAAATTGAACTCACTCAACtaagctgttctgaaaccaaaactCAAAGTTTCTAATTTCTAAGTCAACCAACTCTGAGTTCAAGGTTTATCCTAGAGTTAtttgaacctccttattgaaacgggcaccatatgcataaaataattactattgtaattaacaaaataacataaaaacaaaaatgaataaacatcaaacaaaataaataaacaaataataattaaggTTACACTTTTGTAAAGGGACCAATTCTCAATATTAACTAGTTGCatattagatgcctattttaagcatattggctgtttattagtacttaaaaagcacatattcaacatgaccatattctacttccctaatcctacaTAATACGTCAACCTAACAAACTACCtcactaactattaataagcaacgaATTTGTAGTTTACTGaagcaaaagtcatagttaatggtttattaataccgtgaattggaccttaaaataaagtgtggcCATAATTAATTATAGAAAGGGGCTATGGTTTTTCTTGTAAGTCATATTGTAGAATAACGGGAAAAGGGCTTTTGTATACAAAACAATTTCtcagaaatgcacaaaatgttgttttgatttttaaatccGTAAAATTTCCAAGCATCAGGATGCTGTTAACCAGGAAGTCATCTTtactattatttaataaaagtcctTAAATAATCTATTTTGCAGTGATcgtatgttttttctttttttttcaccgAGAATCCTGTTCGGGAAATCAAGAAGATTAGGCAGTATCTTGGTGTTTTGGtttctgatgatgtcatcgagaGGATTGTGCAGTTGACATCTTTCAAAACCATGAAGGATAATCCTATGGCCAACTATTCCTTTATTCCAAAGTTATTGTTTGATCAGTCTGTTTCTCCCTTCATGAGAAAAGGTTCACACATATTTAACTCATTATTTACTATCCTATATAAGTAAATTGCTTTGtttataactttttttgcagtgaaaAAATCAGTTAACTATTTGTCATGTAGCATATAAAACAGTACCTTGTGATATGATTCCTAATCTAGTTTGAAAAGCCTACCCTTTAGTTGTCAAGTAGTAACATAACATAGGTCTGTACAATCCGTACAATGAGTggcctgtgtttgtttttgattcCACAGGAGAGGTCGGTGACTGGGTCAACCATTTCACTCCAGCTCAATCCCAGGTGTTTGATGAAGACTATGCAAAACAAATGAAGGATGTGGATATTCCGTTCCGTTTCAGAATTTGATTACTTATTGTTTTGTGCAACTTTAAAGATgcagaaaaagtaattaatttacatttgtggCTTTCAGGCTTGCACAGTTATCATGAAACATTGAAAACTATCAGAACAATTCttaaaaagttaatttgttaattattaaCGCTATTTGACACATTATGGGGCAGATTCCAAGATACTTAAGTCTAGTCTAGacccatttttttttactgctctCTAAACTGGAAACAACTTGCACTGTCATATCTTAAAACCAAGATCACATACGACTTTGTGACATTGTCACGAACGGCAATCTATTAATTCATGTTCATGGACacaaatttcccccttttttcatGTCACCTGGCACAACTTTCAATGTAACGTACTTTAATACACTGTATTtcatgtgtataaatatatataaattaatctgatgggaattcataccaTTTCtgtgaattcctatttcctacgaTCTCATTAGtatgttttgtaatgatttgaCTTTGCTATATGGTTTGGGGTGAGGTTAGGTTTTGGTTGGCCACCTCCTAAAATATGAATTCTTTTGATTtcagtttataaatatataaatgtaaatatttatatacacacacgtATGTGTATGGAAGTCTTGCTGACTGAcatgaaaaaaatggaaattcatgtccatgaacacaaa includes:
- the LOC130438720 gene encoding sulfotransferase 1 family member D1-like isoform X2 gives rise to the protein MEGGPSSYKEAFKKSEKTVCRLSLIDIQGVPLKSQIVNNLDSILQFCPDPSDLLISTYPKAGTTWVQEIVDLLLNNGDAEACKRAPIISRNPFLDSCLPPPLPSGLDLLKEMKPPRVIKTHMPIQLVPKGFWDNKCKMNLTHPEPGPWDGYIQKFMKGQLSWGSWYDHVKSYWRERKERNILYLLYEDLKENPVREIKKIRQYLGVLVSDDVIERIVQLTSFKTMKDNPMANYSFIPKLLFDQSVSPFMRKGEVGDWVNHFTPAQSQVFDEDYAKQMKDVDIPFRFRI
- the LOC130438720 gene encoding sulfotransferase 1 family member D1-like isoform X1, which gives rise to MEGGPSSYKEAFKKSEKTVCRLSLIDIQGVPLKSQIVNNLDSILQFCPDPSDLLISTYPKAGTTWVQEIVDLLLNNGDAEACKRAPIISRNPFLDSCLPPPLPSGLDLLKEMKPPRVIKTHMPIQLVPKGFWDNKCKVIYVARNAKDNVVSYFYFDQMNLTHPEPGPWDGYIQKFMKGQLSWGSWYDHVKSYWRERKERNILYLLYEDLKENPVREIKKIRQYLGVLVSDDVIERIVQLTSFKTMKDNPMANYSFIPKLLFDQSVSPFMRKGEVGDWVNHFTPAQSQVFDEDYAKQMKDVDIPFRFRI